The Lichenihabitans psoromatis genome contains a region encoding:
- a CDS encoding type II toxin-antitoxin system RatA family toxin translates to MPTFRTSRRVRHTASDMFDLVADVEHYPLFLPLCQSLDIRRRTTLDDGREQLLADMRIGYKAIRETFTSRVTMDRPQMQILVEYVDGPFKRMENRWRFVDLPSGSKGPESTVEFFIDYEFKSRMFGMLMGSVFEAAFRRFAEAFEERANRVYPHAGTRVVAP, encoded by the coding sequence ATGCCAACATTCCGCACCAGCCGTCGCGTTCGACATACCGCAAGCGACATGTTCGATCTCGTTGCCGATGTGGAGCATTATCCGTTGTTCCTGCCGCTTTGTCAGAGCCTGGACATTCGACGCCGGACGACGCTCGACGATGGTCGCGAGCAACTGCTCGCCGACATGCGGATCGGCTACAAGGCCATCCGCGAGACCTTCACGAGCCGGGTCACGATGGATCGGCCGCAGATGCAGATTCTCGTCGAATATGTCGACGGGCCGTTCAAGCGCATGGAAAATCGGTGGCGTTTCGTCGATTTGCCATCGGGGTCAAAAGGGCCCGAATCGACCGTCGAGTTCTTCATCGACTACGAGTTCAAAAGCCGGATGTTCGGCATGCTCATGGGCTCTGTCTTCGAAGCGGCATTCAGGCGCTTCGCCGAGGCGTTCGAGGAGCGTGCCAACCGCGTGTACCCGCACGCTGGCACGCGTGTGGTGGCGCCTTAA
- a CDS encoding polysaccharide biosynthesis/export family protein, with protein MRRTLTAIGLALTVLTSGCAGQNYPTDLFRAQANAPYQLGSGDRLRIIVFGQDALSNSYSVSGAGAVSLPLAGDVRVGGLTTTQAERLIETRLRAGFLREPHVSVEVEAFRPFFILGEVTLPGQYPFVNGMTAQKAIAIAGGYTPRGFQGSVDVTRSVNGAPVTGTVPLTFPIRPGDTLTVEERFF; from the coding sequence ATGCGGCGAACCCTCACGGCAATCGGTCTGGCCTTAACCGTTCTGACAAGCGGATGCGCCGGGCAGAACTATCCCACGGATCTCTTCCGTGCCCAGGCCAATGCCCCGTATCAACTCGGGAGCGGCGATCGGCTTCGGATCATCGTGTTCGGGCAGGATGCACTGTCGAATTCCTATTCGGTGTCGGGCGCCGGGGCGGTGTCGCTCCCGCTTGCCGGGGATGTGCGCGTCGGCGGCCTCACGACGACGCAGGCCGAACGCCTGATCGAGACACGGCTGCGTGCCGGCTTCCTGCGCGAACCGCATGTGTCGGTCGAGGTCGAGGCCTTTCGGCCCTTCTTCATTCTTGGCGAGGTCACGCTGCCTGGCCAATACCCCTTCGTGAACGGCATGACGGCCCAAAAAGCGATCGCCATTGCGGGCGGTTATACGCCGCGCGGCTTCCAAGGGTCTGTCGATGTGACCCGCAGCGTCAATGGTGCGCCGGTGACCGGAACGGTTCCGTTAACGTTCCCAATACGTCCAGGCGACACGCTGACCGTCGAGGAAAGGTTCTTTTAG
- a CDS encoding glycosyltransferase has translation MRDASRHQDDSLKILHVLRAPLGGLFRHVLDLTREQVARGHHVGLVADASTGGAMADRVLADLEPHLALGVTRFAMRRNPHLTDVSALFKIAALTRKLRPDVLHGHGSKGATFARLPAILPWADAHVVRVYTPHGGSLNYAPGTMLHRLYMRMERIMAQSSDLILFESAYIEGRYGRSVGRPRCLSRVALNGISEAEFLPIVPAADAAEFLYVGELREAKGIDTLLDAIAAASIVTGRRLRAVLVGSGPDRDKLQARAASLGLQQDIVFAGPMPARQAFELGRVLVVPSRAESLPYVILEAAGAQLPIIATNVGGIPEIFGPYRDRLIAPNDVAGLCDKMIEQLSLSLDEERGAAVQLADHVHLEFGMARMVDGVMTAYLDAMAEKAMHSTGGERSSSLRPGGFGL, from the coding sequence ATGCGGGACGCGTCACGCCACCAAGATGACAGTCTCAAGATCCTTCATGTCTTGCGTGCGCCTCTCGGCGGTCTGTTCAGGCATGTCCTCGATCTGACGCGCGAGCAGGTCGCCCGTGGACATCATGTCGGGCTCGTTGCGGATGCGAGCACCGGCGGCGCAATGGCCGACCGGGTGCTTGCCGATCTGGAGCCTCACCTCGCGCTCGGCGTCACGCGTTTCGCCATGCGGCGTAACCCGCATCTGACGGATGTGTCGGCTCTGTTCAAGATCGCGGCGCTGACTCGTAAGCTCCGCCCGGACGTGCTGCATGGGCATGGATCGAAAGGCGCGACCTTTGCGCGACTTCCGGCGATCCTGCCCTGGGCCGATGCTCATGTAGTGCGGGTCTACACGCCTCATGGCGGAAGCCTCAATTACGCGCCAGGCACGATGTTGCACCGCCTTTACATGCGGATGGAGCGGATCATGGCGCAGTCGTCCGACCTGATCCTCTTCGAGAGCGCCTATATCGAGGGCCGGTATGGCCGATCCGTCGGTCGACCTCGTTGTTTGTCCCGCGTCGCCTTGAACGGGATCTCCGAGGCCGAGTTTCTGCCGATCGTGCCGGCGGCGGATGCGGCAGAGTTTCTCTATGTCGGTGAACTGCGCGAAGCGAAAGGGATCGACACGCTTCTGGACGCGATCGCCGCAGCCAGCATCGTGACGGGTCGCCGGTTACGAGCTGTTCTGGTCGGGTCCGGTCCCGACCGAGATAAGCTGCAGGCCCGGGCCGCGTCCCTCGGTCTTCAGCAGGATATCGTCTTTGCGGGGCCGATGCCGGCGCGGCAAGCGTTCGAGCTCGGTCGCGTGCTCGTCGTGCCGTCGCGCGCCGAGTCCCTCCCCTACGTCATTCTCGAGGCAGCCGGGGCCCAATTGCCGATCATCGCCACCAATGTCGGTGGCATCCCCGAGATCTTCGGACCCTATCGGGATCGATTGATCGCTCCGAACGATGTTGCGGGCTTGTGCGACAAAATGATCGAGCAACTCAGCCTATCGCTCGATGAGGAGCGAGGGGCCGCGGTTCAACTTGCCGATCATGTTCACCTGGAATTCGGAATGGCCCGCATGGTCGATGGCGTTATGACCGCGTATCTTGATGCAATGGCCGAAAAAGCAATGCACTCGACCGGGGGAGAGCGATCGTCGTCTCTGCGGCCCGGTGGCTTTGGCCTGTAG
- a CDS encoding undecaprenyl-phosphate glucose phosphotransferase yields the protein MTSPPGGFTPDDIRRSKALDPMGQAARPSTRPPSPRLVALAEAMGGPQSRPPYSPVVLAGVVRMVEFALLCAVGFLIHEVYVAPLSDSSVAYVAMILIVGALSIIGFQAVHANSVTAFRAPVTFGLRVAAVWTFVFLVALAAIFFLKLEGTFSRVWLLSWYGIGLAALLLERGAISMVMRHMSRIGRLDRRTVIVGGGAPAESLLTAFGDQSETDVRIIGVFDDRDDDRSPDVVAGYPKLGNIDDLVEFARHTRLDLVIFTLPITAEQRLLQMLRKLWVLPIDIRLAAHINKLRFRPRSYSYIGSVPVLDVFDKPIADWDVVSKWVFDRLVGALALLVLSPVLLVIAIAVKLDSKGPVLFKQKRHGFNNEIIEVFKFRSMYVDQLDYVVSKQVTRGDPRVTRVGRFIRRTSLDELPQLFNVVFWGNLSLVGPRPHVVHATAADRAYDEVVDGYFARHRVRPGITGWAQVNGWRGETDTSDKIQRRVEHDLAYIENWSIFFDLYILLITPVALVKAENAY from the coding sequence ATGACATCGCCTCCCGGCGGCTTCACGCCGGACGACATTCGCCGCAGCAAAGCGCTCGATCCCATGGGTCAGGCCGCGCGCCCCTCGACCCGCCCTCCCTCGCCCCGGCTCGTGGCCCTCGCCGAAGCGATGGGTGGCCCGCAATCTCGTCCGCCCTATTCGCCGGTCGTTTTGGCGGGTGTCGTTCGGATGGTCGAGTTTGCGTTGCTGTGCGCCGTCGGGTTTCTGATCCACGAGGTCTATGTCGCGCCGCTATCTGACAGCAGCGTCGCTTACGTGGCCATGATCCTGATCGTGGGCGCGCTCAGCATCATCGGGTTTCAAGCCGTTCACGCCAATTCGGTCACGGCGTTCCGCGCGCCTGTGACGTTCGGGTTGCGTGTTGCTGCCGTCTGGACATTCGTCTTTCTCGTCGCCCTGGCCGCGATCTTCTTTCTCAAGCTCGAGGGCACGTTCTCACGCGTGTGGCTGCTCAGCTGGTATGGCATCGGCCTGGCGGCTCTCCTGCTCGAGCGCGGGGCCATATCGATGGTGATGCGCCACATGAGCCGGATCGGCCGTCTCGATCGCCGCACCGTGATTGTGGGAGGCGGCGCCCCCGCCGAGTCGTTGCTGACAGCCTTTGGCGACCAATCGGAGACCGACGTCCGCATCATTGGAGTTTTCGACGACCGCGACGACGATCGCTCGCCAGACGTGGTGGCGGGCTATCCGAAGCTTGGCAACATTGACGATCTTGTGGAATTCGCCCGCCACACGCGGCTCGATCTCGTCATCTTCACTCTGCCGATCACGGCGGAGCAGCGCCTTTTGCAAATGTTACGAAAACTATGGGTGTTGCCGATCGACATTCGGCTCGCGGCTCATATCAACAAGCTTCGGTTCCGCCCGCGGTCTTACTCCTACATCGGATCTGTTCCGGTTCTCGATGTGTTCGACAAGCCGATCGCCGATTGGGACGTCGTCTCGAAATGGGTCTTCGACCGGCTCGTTGGCGCCTTGGCGCTGCTGGTTCTCTCACCCGTTCTCCTGGTCATCGCCATCGCGGTGAAACTCGACTCGAAGGGTCCGGTCCTGTTCAAGCAGAAGCGCCATGGCTTCAACAACGAGATCATCGAGGTCTTCAAGTTCCGCTCGATGTATGTCGACCAATTGGACTATGTGGTCAGCAAACAGGTAACGCGAGGCGATCCGCGCGTCACACGGGTCGGTCGCTTCATCCGCCGCACATCGCTCGACGAGTTGCCGCAGCTGTTCAACGTCGTGTTTTGGGGCAATCTCTCGCTGGTGGGGCCGCGGCCGCATGTTGTTCACGCGACCGCCGCCGACCGGGCCTATGATGAAGTCGTCGATGGGTATTTCGCCCGTCATCGGGTTCGACCCGGCATTACGGGCTGGGCGCAAGTCAACGGGTGGCGCGGCGAAACCGATACCTCCGACAAGATCCAGCGCCGCGTCGAGCATGATCTCGCCTATATCGAGAACTGGTCGATCTTCTTCGATCTTTACATCCTGCTGATCACGCCGGTCGCTCTCGTCAAGGCCGAGAATGCATATTGA
- a CDS encoding O-antigen ligase family protein → MHIDRAVAAASAGSAQAAPIAVRLPPLRFNYNVLIKLSFFLFVVCGAIALVEPSPYDFASFLTIGLWFLGGFRVHRFILAFLALIFVYNFGGFVALLPYLNEPDPTLFMLQSLYLAITAVFFALFFAENTLARAELCLKAYAFSTVVAAACGILGYFNIGGTEDLFSKYGRASGTFKDPNVLGSYLIMGALYFIQSLILRRTRHLLLTLSALFIVVAGIFLSFSRGSWGAFIVAALMTMVFAFHSNRDARVRRRIVVMAAVAVGVALIGIVLLLSIDSTREFFLQRASVTQEYDEGETGRFGNQLRSLPMLLDRLNGFGPLRFRLIFDLDPHNSYINSFASYGWLGGSAFLLMVGLTIFIGFRLALARSPYARIAHVYWPALFVFLMQGFQIDIDHWRHVYLMLGAVWGIETARIRWLERPAWVERPVGLRQSSGRLPSR, encoded by the coding sequence ATGCATATTGACCGTGCAGTGGCGGCGGCGAGCGCCGGGTCGGCTCAGGCTGCCCCCATCGCGGTGCGGCTGCCGCCGTTGCGGTTTAATTATAATGTCCTGATTAAACTGAGCTTCTTTCTTTTCGTCGTGTGCGGCGCCATCGCTCTCGTCGAACCATCGCCCTACGATTTCGCCTCGTTCCTCACGATCGGGCTCTGGTTCCTCGGCGGCTTCAGGGTCCATCGCTTCATCCTTGCGTTCCTGGCCCTGATCTTCGTCTATAACTTCGGCGGCTTCGTCGCTCTGCTTCCGTATCTGAACGAGCCCGACCCGACCCTCTTTATGTTGCAATCGCTTTATCTTGCGATCACGGCCGTGTTTTTCGCGCTTTTTTTTGCCGAGAATACACTGGCGCGGGCCGAGCTTTGCCTGAAAGCCTATGCGTTCAGCACGGTGGTTGCGGCTGCTTGCGGAATTCTCGGCTATTTCAACATCGGCGGGACGGAGGATCTGTTCTCTAAATACGGTCGCGCCTCCGGAACGTTTAAGGACCCCAACGTCCTCGGCTCCTACCTCATCATGGGTGCGCTGTACTTCATTCAGAGCCTCATTCTCCGCCGCACCCGGCACCTCCTTCTCACGCTTTCGGCCTTGTTCATCGTGGTGGCCGGCATCTTCCTGTCGTTCTCACGTGGGTCGTGGGGCGCTTTCATTGTCGCGGCCCTGATGACGATGGTGTTTGCGTTCCACTCCAACCGCGACGCGAGGGTGCGCCGACGCATTGTGGTGATGGCGGCTGTGGCGGTCGGCGTCGCCTTGATCGGCATCGTACTGCTGCTCTCGATCGACAGCACCCGCGAGTTCTTTCTCCAGCGCGCCAGCGTCACACAGGAATATGATGAAGGAGAAACGGGGCGCTTCGGCAACCAACTGCGCTCACTTCCGATGCTGCTCGACCGGCTGAATGGCTTCGGGCCGCTTCGGTTTCGGCTGATCTTCGACCTCGATCCGCATAATTCCTACATCAACTCCTTCGCGTCCTACGGATGGCTTGGCGGGTCGGCGTTCTTGCTGATGGTCGGGCTCACGATCTTCATCGGTTTTCGCTTGGCGCTCGCGCGCTCGCCCTACGCCCGGATCGCGCATGTCTACTGGCCCGCGCTTTTCGTCTTTCTCATGCAGGGGTTTCAGATCGATATCGACCACTGGCGGCATGTCTATCTGATGCTCGGCGCCGTCTGGGGTATCGAGACCGCTCGCATCCGCTGGCTCGAACGACCCGCTTGGGTCGAACGCCCGGTCGGCTTGCGCCAGTCGTCAGGCCGCCTGCCCTCGCGGTGA
- a CDS encoding glycosyltransferase family 4 protein, whose protein sequence is MTVIIVLDWASVTGGQAKVAFDSAIGLKQAGHRPIIFAAVGPIAPALSAAGVEVICLGQADLIGHTSKAAAAVQGIWNGVAAKRLGELLATCPAGRTVVHVHGWAKALSPSIAVPIARSGLPAIYTMHEYFILCPNGGFYNYQKHHACPLDPLSLACWSTHCDSRTYGRKLWRAARQVVMERIAHLPTVFSDYICISKFQLDVIGHRLPTDIPVHEISNPIDALDLGQKPPRPGADMMFIGRLSPEKGPFLFAEAARLAGIVPLFVGDGPAASELAARFPEARLLGWKGPDEVRQLMREARALVFPSLWYEGQPLTVLEAKSLGTPVIVSDGCAGREEIEDGVAGLWFKSGDAADLARALREMANDALVERLSQRAYELYWSNPPTLQRHIAAITSVYRARLAPASPRGQAA, encoded by the coding sequence ATGACGGTCATCATCGTTCTCGATTGGGCCTCCGTTACCGGCGGTCAGGCTAAAGTCGCGTTCGACAGTGCCATCGGGCTCAAGCAAGCGGGCCATCGACCGATCATCTTTGCGGCTGTCGGCCCGATCGCGCCCGCTCTCAGCGCAGCGGGCGTCGAGGTGATTTGTCTCGGCCAAGCGGACCTGATCGGCCATACGTCCAAGGCGGCAGCCGCTGTTCAGGGCATCTGGAACGGCGTGGCTGCAAAGCGGCTGGGGGAGCTTCTCGCCACCTGTCCAGCCGGTCGCACCGTTGTGCACGTCCATGGTTGGGCGAAAGCGCTTTCACCATCCATCGCGGTCCCCATCGCGCGGTCGGGTTTACCCGCGATCTATACGATGCATGAATATTTCATCCTGTGCCCGAATGGTGGCTTCTATAATTATCAGAAGCATCACGCCTGTCCGCTCGATCCTCTGTCGCTGGCGTGCTGGAGCACGCACTGCGACTCGCGCACCTATGGGCGGAAGCTTTGGCGCGCGGCTCGGCAAGTCGTGATGGAGCGGATTGCCCATCTCCCGACCGTTTTTTCCGACTATATCTGCATCTCGAAATTCCAGCTCGACGTCATCGGCCATCGCCTGCCCACCGACATTCCGGTGCACGAAATTTCAAACCCTATCGATGCGCTCGATCTGGGCCAGAAGCCGCCGAGGCCGGGCGCCGACATGATGTTCATCGGCCGTCTCTCGCCTGAGAAGGGGCCATTTCTCTTTGCCGAGGCCGCCCGTCTTGCGGGCATCGTCCCACTCTTCGTTGGCGACGGACCGGCGGCCTCGGAACTCGCGGCGCGCTTTCCGGAGGCGCGGCTTCTCGGCTGGAAAGGCCCGGACGAGGTCAGGCAGTTGATGCGGGAGGCGCGCGCCTTGGTGTTCCCGTCGCTCTGGTACGAAGGCCAGCCCCTCACGGTTCTTGAGGCAAAATCGCTCGGCACCCCGGTCATCGTATCGGACGGTTGCGCTGGGCGGGAAGAGATCGAAGACGGTGTCGCGGGGCTCTGGTTCAAGAGCGGTGACGCCGCCGATCTCGCCCGTGCGTTGCGCGAGATGGCGAACGATGCGCTGGTCGAACGGCTATCACAGCGTGCCTATGAGCTCTACTGGTCGAACCCGCCCACACTGCAACGCCACATCGCGGCCATCACCTCGGTCTACCGCGCGCGCCTCGCTCCGGCTTCACCGCGAGGGCAGGCGGCCTGA
- a CDS encoding fasciclin domain-containing protein: MFSNRNSQFVAGIVLALGVAAAPAAYAAVKMVGGAPMYPTKNIVENAVNSKDHTTLVAAVKAAGLVDTLSGPGPFTVFAPTNRAFAKLPKGTVESLVQPENKDKLTAILTYHVVPGTLTAAELKQQVKAGGGKAELKTVNGDTLTVTAHGKGLDVTDAKGDVARITIPDVMQSNGVIHVIDTVMIPG, encoded by the coding sequence ATGTTTTCGAACAGGAACAGCCAGTTCGTCGCCGGTATCGTGCTCGCTCTTGGCGTCGCCGCTGCTCCGGCCGCTTACGCTGCCGTCAAGATGGTCGGTGGTGCACCGATGTATCCGACCAAGAACATCGTCGAAAATGCCGTCAATTCCAAGGATCACACGACGCTTGTCGCAGCCGTCAAGGCAGCCGGTCTCGTCGATACGCTGTCGGGCCCCGGCCCGTTCACGGTTTTCGCGCCGACCAACCGCGCCTTCGCCAAGCTGCCCAAGGGCACTGTCGAGAGCCTCGTTCAGCCTGAGAACAAGGACAAGCTGACCGCGATCCTGACCTATCATGTCGTTCCCGGCACCCTGACGGCCGCTGAATTGAAGCAGCAGGTCAAGGCTGGTGGCGGCAAGGCCGAGCTGAAGACTGTGAATGGCGACACGCTCACCGTAACGGCGCATGGCAAGGGTCTCGATGTGACCGATGCCAAGGGTGACGTCGCGCGCATCACCATTCCGGATGTCATGCAGTCGAACGGCGTCATTCACGTCATCGACACGGTCATGATCCCGGGCTGA
- a CDS encoding DUF423 domain-containing protein, translating into MPETNRKTTEAPRPARRQTSGSVSSIATGLQGLAGLLGAGGVAVAAAAAHRGGGDITAIAANMMLIHAAAIFAILASTQHSTSRAVLLGVIAMLIGAVLFSGELALAGLTGERPWPTAAPIGGSLLIAGWLVVGLAMVYRAVMGAAKP; encoded by the coding sequence ATGCCTGAAACAAATCGAAAAACGACAGAGGCGCCGCGACCTGCGCGGCGTCAGACTAGCGGGTCCGTTTCGTCAATCGCGACGGGCCTGCAGGGCTTGGCGGGATTGCTCGGCGCCGGGGGAGTTGCTGTTGCGGCAGCGGCGGCTCATCGAGGCGGAGGAGACATTACGGCGATTGCCGCCAATATGATGTTGATCCATGCGGCGGCCATCTTTGCGATCCTGGCATCGACGCAGCATTCGACGTCACGGGCGGTGCTGCTCGGCGTCATCGCCATGCTGATCGGGGCGGTGTTGTTTTCCGGAGAACTGGCGCTCGCCGGCTTGACCGGCGAACGGCCGTGGCCCACGGCTGCTCCCATCGGCGGAAGTCTGTTGATTGCAGGGTGGCTGGTTGTCGGTCTGGCCATGGTGTACCGCGCCGTGATGGGAGCGGCGAAGCCCTGA
- a CDS encoding sigma-70 family RNA polymerase sigma factor — protein MLGSSRELAVVLQRVAQRDQAAFEVLYNATNRKLYGIVLRILVSRSLADEILQEVYVKIWQKAVDFDPGKASPITWMAVIARNRALDEVRRPSHSAMQDDISEGLEIPAEVDHPLDSMERSDSFKALLVCLQTLDPERREILLLAYYRGLSRDALARRFNHPTATIKTWLHRSLAQLKNCLAS, from the coding sequence ATGCTTGGTTCGTCCCGTGAACTCGCTGTGGTGCTGCAACGGGTGGCCCAACGCGATCAGGCGGCCTTTGAGGTTTTGTACAACGCGACGAACCGTAAACTTTATGGGATCGTTTTGCGTATTTTGGTCAGCAGGAGCTTGGCGGACGAAATTCTTCAGGAGGTCTATGTGAAAATCTGGCAGAAGGCCGTCGATTTCGACCCTGGGAAAGCGTCCCCGATCACATGGATGGCCGTCATCGCACGCAATCGGGCGCTCGATGAGGTTCGCCGTCCGTCTCACTCGGCCATGCAGGACGACATCAGCGAGGGGCTCGAAATCCCTGCCGAGGTGGATCATCCCCTCGACAGTATGGAGCGAAGCGACAGCTTCAAGGCCCTGCTGGTATGCCTACAAACGCTCGATCCGGAGCGTCGTGAAATCCTGCTTCTGGCTTACTATCGCGGTTTGAGTCGCGACGCTCTCGCGCGGCGGTTCAACCACCCGACCGCCACAATCAAGACATGGCTGCACAGAAGCCTGGCCCAGTTGAAGAACTGTCTCGCATCATGA
- a CDS encoding anti-sigma factor, which translates to MTTPETTDHPDMLAGEYVLGTLDHAERTQASLRRVSDPVFDGAVTAWEHRLAPLDEATPEVEPPTELWSSILARIMGLSAAGIGAAGNVVQLSRQLQRWKQVAAASMALAAALALWVAVSPFMATRGVNEPLVAVLQKTNDAPAFVMRADLRDNALSINPVAATPIQGKSYELWIIDADLGAPKSLGILGEDHVSQTKLPNVPRAVLERATYAVTVEPPGGSVNGVPSGAPVFFGHLLRTGP; encoded by the coding sequence ATGACGACTCCCGAAACCACCGATCATCCCGACATGCTGGCTGGAGAATATGTTCTCGGAACGCTCGATCATGCCGAGCGGACGCAAGCGTCGCTTCGCCGTGTGAGTGACCCCGTTTTCGATGGTGCTGTTACGGCTTGGGAACATCGTCTGGCCCCGCTTGATGAGGCAACGCCCGAAGTGGAGCCGCCGACCGAGTTGTGGTCGTCGATCTTGGCGCGAATCATGGGTTTGAGTGCCGCTGGAATCGGTGCTGCCGGGAACGTGGTTCAACTCAGCCGACAACTTCAGCGTTGGAAACAAGTCGCTGCCGCGTCGATGGCGCTCGCGGCCGCCTTGGCGCTTTGGGTTGCGGTCTCGCCCTTCATGGCGACGCGTGGTGTAAACGAGCCTCTGGTGGCCGTCTTGCAGAAGACGAACGACGCTCCGGCTTTCGTGATGCGGGCCGATCTTCGGGACAATGCTCTCTCGATCAATCCTGTCGCTGCGACCCCGATCCAAGGCAAGTCCTACGAATTATGGATCATCGATGCCGATCTCGGTGCGCCGAAGTCACTAGGGATCCTTGGTGAGGATCACGTCTCGCAAACCAAACTCCCCAATGTGCCGCGCGCCGTCTTGGAACGAGCCACATATGCCGTCACGGTCGAGCCGCCCGGCGGATCCGTGAATGGCGTCCCATCAGGTGCCCCGGTTTTCTTCGGACATCTGCTGCGAACCGGGCCGTGA
- a CDS encoding sigma-70 family RNA polymerase sigma factor, giving the protein MLRTIPSLRAFAFSLCGNADRADDLVQETLMKAWINQNSFTPGTSMSAWLFTILRNVFYSEYRKRRREVEDAEGTMAARLVSVPEQNGHMDLQDLRTALQKLPAEQREALILVGGSGFAYEEAAQICGCALGTLKSRVNRARTAIAALMALETTSDVGKPEWNAMGELGSVMMWERN; this is encoded by the coding sequence ATGCTTCGGACCATTCCTAGCCTGCGGGCCTTTGCGTTCTCGCTTTGCGGAAATGCCGACCGTGCCGATGATCTGGTTCAAGAGACCTTGATGAAGGCCTGGATCAATCAGAATTCATTCACGCCGGGCACGAGCATGTCGGCTTGGCTGTTTACGATCCTGCGGAACGTCTTCTACTCGGAATATCGGAAGCGGCGTCGAGAGGTCGAGGATGCTGAGGGCACTATGGCGGCTCGCCTCGTGTCGGTGCCCGAGCAGAACGGGCATATGGACCTGCAGGATCTCCGCACCGCGCTGCAGAAACTGCCGGCCGAACAGCGGGAGGCTCTCATCCTCGTTGGCGGATCTGGTTTTGCTTACGAAGAAGCGGCGCAGATCTGCGGATGTGCTCTCGGGACGCTGAAGAGCCGCGTCAACCGGGCGCGAACCGCCATCGCGGCCCTTATGGCTTTGGAAACAACCAGCGACGTCGGCAAGCCGGAGTGGAACGCCATGGGCGAGCTCGGCAGTGTCATGATGTGGGAACGAAACTAA